A stretch of DNA from Odontesthes bonariensis isolate fOdoBon6 chromosome 5, fOdoBon6.hap1, whole genome shotgun sequence:
TATGTGAACAAATTAACATGACAGAGGTCACTTGACCATCCATTTCCATTTCAATCTGAAGATTCACCCAAGGAAACTCTCATGCTGAACATCGATAACATATTAGAGTTCAACAGTCTGAAAGAACTAGCAGTCCTGTAAACCCATGTAATGTAACATCTTCTAAAACAGATGCAAtaatagattttaaaaaattGGATTCTGCACAAAAAGACAGGAAACTCCTTAAGTTTCAACATGTTATAAAGTGTCTTACCTTCAGGTAAAGAAATATTTGGGTTTCTCTGTgcttttctgttcattttggaAAGAGAATAACCGTCCACACTGTGTGAAGTCTGAAGAGACATGTGCAAATGAACATGAACAAAAGGATGTGGTCTTTAGTTCTGCTTGGAAACTGTGAAAGTAATACTAAAGACAATCTTTTTCGTCCGCAGCAGCATCTCCTGCTGACCCCGCAGCTTTTGTCAGACTTTTGTCATAATGAAATTGTTCTATGTTGGGTCTGAGGACCAATTGGACATCAAAAAGaaatctacagtatttataATATCCTCTGCTCCCATACTAATTCATAtaaaaaaagtgatttttttttgtgctcagCATTAATAAGAAAGTAAACAACACAGACAAATTATTACAAGGTTGGATCACATGATGAGATAtggacaggtaaacacaggtaaacacattGAAACCTGAGTGACCACTACATGTTCAAACAGTACAAAGGAACTTAGAGGCCCTCAATAACACcaaggaagtttttttttaatcaaacttgAACTGAAAAATAGAACTATCTCGAGGGATTAACTTTAAAAAATACATGTTGATAAGACTGATAATTAGGAAGTTGTCTTATTCTTTAGAATGACAAGTTCCATCATGTAATGCTTCTCGGCACCACTTCTAATCTACACTTCTGCTTTTGTTTCATCAGCTTCTCATTTTGTCAGATGGTGGTTAACAACACTGAACTTTGCATTCGGCCTTTTCAGAACTACCAGAGGAAGCAGCAGTAAAACATACACAGAGATGGAGGGTGCTGAGCTGCCACTGGGTAAAAAATTCAACTGAAAATCAAAATACTGATTATCACTTATTCTAAAATGTCACATACAGGTAGCTCATTTCTTTTCAACTGTCACATATGCATTAGttgttttgatatttttggGAAAATCATTTAGAGTATATtatattttaaataaagttGATAAATTCCTGACAGTAATTGCATTTCATCCAGGTTCTGTGCTGCGACACGATCTCATGACAGACTGTAAAATGCATACATTGCTCCTCAAAATGTACAacagagacatttttaaatataGTTTAAATATTTATAGTTATAGAATATagttctaaaaagaaaaaaggagtaGAATAGTTAAGAGTTGATGATTGATAAAATTATAGAGAATCTGCTAAtaaagaactaaagaaaaaagttattttaagtTTCAATACAGCAACAATTTACCTCCAGTTGTTTCAATAGGCTTGCCTTGTTCCTCTTTGTAAAACCCAAAATTGACCTCCCTGATAGATAGACTTGTTCCTGTCTCGATCTCTGTGGGTGTTTATGTTCACAGAACAGTTTTAAAAAGCAATGATAAGAattacttttttcttcttgctCTTAAACTAAAAGCCCTGTTTGTATTACGTGAAAACATGAACAACCAACTCTGTTCATGGTCACTGTTCACAGGAGGAATCTTTCAGCTCGATTGTCATAAtcaaataataaaacatctttCTATTGAGACTGAAAAAGAAATTTTGAATATGCATGGAATTTATCAATGGATGGAAGTATAAACAGATGGACAGATGTGTCACAGGATTAACGTACAAGCAGAGAAACTTCTTTAACCTTCATGACCTGCATGGATTTATACTATGGGAGTAAACTAAAGCTTCTGtgactacatacagcataggAACAATAATGGTGAATATAATCATTTCTGTAATCATTTTCTGTACAGCTTTTTGGGCTGTTGAAGGAAAAGCAACGAAACAGGGTCTACTGTTACTAGGAATAATAAATGTTTATATGTAATGCAACATTTCATAACATATATACAATAATTATGATTGTATATAATGTAATTATTGTATGCGTTCTGACATGTGAACTGTATGTGCTTGTCTACATGAGCAGCAGAATGAGGGTCATACAGCTGTGGGTTAGTCTGAGTCTTACTGTGCAGTTTTGCACCATACAGAGAAACTGACTTAAACTCTCTCTTGTAAAATGGCTTTAAACATTCCCTCAGTTCCCCTGTTACATTTTCCTCTTGAGGTGCTCCAACACCACAACAATCCTGCACTCTCTCAAActattttccaggttttttaaaaatttgagTATCTGCAGTAAATCAGCCCTTATTTGCAGAATGATTCCAAATTTATTGAGCTGAACCAAATAATTCTCACACAACAGACTATGGTAAATTAAGATTTTACCTAAAGTGTTGTCAGTGTTATGCTTCAAAATGCATCCCGCATTTATAATCTATCAGGCACTATTTGACCTGAAACTGACAGAACACGAGGATCTTTTTTAACACTAAGTGTGGAGTTTATCAGTTTCAAACTTGACAGATGTGTGTGGAGTCAGAGCTCAAACACTCTGATATGAAGTCTGCACAGAAAGATCCAactcacatttaaaatcagaagTCTCCTGGAGTACAATGAATATGTCCTCTGATCTCATCTGCTcagtaaagaaataaaaaaaataaagataggCTAACTAAGATACTGAAGCTCCTTTTAATAGATATTATTGCTTTTTGTTAAACACACACTTACTCACtggtttcttttttggagcTGCTGGTACTAATTAACGAGCATTACTGActttataaagaaaaaataaataaatcaacactGTGACAATGTTTTGGTTACTTACAACAGACAGAAACGTGCATTTTCTACAAAGCAGATGTTTAATATCAGTTGCAGCGTAacaggaaaatattttcttACATCAAATATTTATTTCGACAGTCATTGtagcattttatcaaaactcATACAGCGCCCTCTGCTGGTCAAAAAGCATTAACAAATATAAGAACTGcaggacaaacaaaaacaaataataatataatagttGAGTATAGTTTTCATATCTAATTACATTTGGAGAAAACATTTCAATGTCTTTTTCACAGATACATCCTCATATAACTGCTTAAATCAGCACTTTCTTTTGATGATGTAGAAGATAAATAAAACTCTGAACATTTGTTTTAGAAAAAGTGAAATGCAAGTTTTTTTACTTCAGTGTAACAGCAGGATTTAAACAGATAAAGCTGCCTTCTCACAGATCCATTGCTGCTTTCCATCACAGCTCACCGATTTCCATTCTTTGTCTTTGACAAGTATTACACATTGACCATCCTGGGGCTCTTGTGTAATCCAGGAGCTGAAGAAAACTTTGTTAGATCAAGGCTGATAGTTTTTATTATTCAAAGTGATAAGAATGTTGTGTCTCTTACTTGTCAGCCAAATCACTTCCATCGACCCACTTCCATTTCCCATTTTCTGCTTTCAGGCCGATCCAGAATCCATTCCACCCAGAACTGTCCCAACTGTAATCACTGACAGTTTTCTGAGGAAAACAGGGAGGAAGTTATCAGAGATCATTTGGATTGAATGTAGACACCGTGATCAAATTAGTCAGTGTGTGTTCAGAtcatgaaaatatgtttttcatttcatatgGCCTGTCACTTCACTTATTTTATTACCTTTTCATTGTCATCACCCACAACAACCAGATCTGAACCCTTTCCTCTGCAGTCTTCTCGAGCTCCTTCCCAGCTTCTCCTTTTATCAGGCACATGGTCATTTACTGCATAGCAGCTCGACTGAGGGTGTATCCAGCCTTTCTCACATTGGTTACATGTTCTTGCTGAAACAACAAGGATCGACAAATAAACATTTCATTGCATAATGATATTACTATTATCTATATTTGGACATAAATATATTGGGATCTTGACATACCGTTATCTTTTTTTGGACAGTAGGCATCAATGCTCCACTGAGCTCGACTGATGTTGAACTCAACCTGCATAGCCTCCATGTTTTCTACTTGTTCTGTCAGGTTTTTCCTGTCAGCCTCCAGCTCCTGGTTTTGTGtgttcagctcctggttttgtgtgttcagctcctggttttgtgtgttcagctcctggttttgCTTTGAAAGGTTCTTGTTTTCTGCAGTCAGGTTCGTGATCTTGTTTTCTAAGACATCATAGGCTTGTGTCAGGTTGTTCATCCGGACTGTCAGATCGTTATGGTTCCTTGTCAAGTTTTCGTTGTCCGATGTTAGTTTGTTGTTGAGTTTGGTCAGGTTGGAATTTTCAGCCAGCAGAGCAGTTTGGTTGGATTTTAACTGGCTCTCACTCTCATGAATGAATGTAACTGCAAAAAGAAAATTTTGCTTAATGGTGATTTGCTTAAATTTCCTTAATGGATGGTGGTAATACAATGTGGGTTTTTTCTATTATGGGTTTGGTAGATTACCACAATAAAGCTTATTTCTATCTGTTCTACCTCGTTCTTTCCAGCATTCTGGGAGCTGacagcaaaacaaaatcaactgaaatcCCTCAAAAATGCCTCAAATGCACCATTAgttagtttatttttcaagatgtTCTAACATCCACTGTCTATGTGTGGCCCTCAGGCCCGAATATGTTGTTTCATTCAGAAAATTTGGATGTTTTAAATTCAAAATAACAGCTGTGCACTCTAGATTTAAGTTAAAATCACTAAAACAGGAATTAATAGTAAAATTGTTGAGGATTTTATTTCAAGCCAAAGATTTACTGCATGCATTTTGCATCACAGTTGGCCTAATTAATTGTAAAATATACATTGAACTGGTATACTGTACTGAACATGTCAAAAAAATACAACTGAGAACCTGAATTATTTGCTCTCTGCACATATTGCTTCATCAGTTTTTGGGTCCACTTTCTAAGTTTGCTCTTGACAAACTTAGAAACTTCCAAGAAGAAACGTATAGAAGGTGAGTCAAAGTGCCATTACGGTGAATGATGTCACAGAGGAAATTAATACGGATATTTCTTCTGGATTTATTATGAATTGATGCTTATTTTTCATACTCACGGTAGACACAGACACCTATGATGCCCAACAGCAAAATGACACAAACAGTCCCAAAGCAGCAAGCCGACCACTGATAGAGATGACTCCTTTTTTCAGTTTCCTTGTTTGCCAAGAGTCCTGCTGAGGttaaacacatgcacatatGTGACTTTAGAAGTCTGAGCTCATGAAATGTTGGAGGAACCCACAGTTACCCTTTTTCCCCAGCATCTTCCCTTAATGTCGGTATTCACAAGAGTGTATTTTGAACATATTATCAATTGAAAACAAttcaaaaaagaagaagaaacaaaagcaGAAGCAAATCATTTTTCCCAGGGCTTCTCAAGTCTCACATCATCTTAAGTCAAACTTTTCAGTGCATttcaaaacacatacacacaacctCAACCCACAACCATTCGTACTGAATGTTCATTTGCTACattgtaaagaagaaaaaaaggaaacttgCACCTTAAAAATGCTTTGTGTCAGTGTGTTCTACATAATAAATTGCATGCATGCATACCTCCAACATTATCCACAATCATGACCAGGTTTCCTGCGGCATTAAAAATAAGCAAAGTGAACCTTTTACACAACATCTGTTCCAGAATGTAAAGGCTCTGAACAAATTCTACATGAgtgttttgatttatttgactGAAAAATGCTTCTTAAATATCAGTTTTCTTGACTTTTAGAGACCGTTTTACATGCCTTCATCCCATGAGGCCTTGAATGTTGAATCAGCCCCTTCACAATCACTCAGCATGCAATTCATCTGACACATTAGTTCCAAATGAGCCAGTACATGAGTAACAATTCACATTTAAATAAAGTTCCACTGCTTCATCTGTAATATTTGCAAATTTGATCATTGTGAGCAAAGCTAAACTTCATAATTTACAACAGTTATAATTAAGTTCAGCTGCTGCACCCACAACCCAAAAGGGAACATGACAGCAGAAGTTTTTACACCAGCGTAGCACAAAGCTTAAACCGTTTCCTGCATCTTTTTTTAAGTACATCAGTCGTCTCACACTTCTTTTCAAAAGCCAGAATTTCACGGAAGTATGAACATTCATGTATACACAACATGGTTTTTTAAAACCTATTCCTGCCCATCATCTCATTATTCGTTAATCCTTCTATAACCCACATTTTAtataaatgtttttcttcataCCTAAATGTATTTCCTCTGTGTAACCTCCTGTTTCATTAACATTCTGTAATGTGCAGTCACATGTGCAATGACCTGCCTGAATCAAGTCATCATTTTAGATTTTACATCAGGATATTGTAGATATTGTAAGAAACCGTGTGGAGTTGAACTTTAGTGAAGATGTAACTAATGAATAGCTGCTGTATACTATAAACCCAACCCTCTTTTTAGACTTCATATCTTATCTTTAGATATTCAAACTTCTTTTTGATAACCATACTGCAGCTGTAATGTGTAAATTCCTCTTCTGCTGGATCAATAAAGTCTATATTTATCTATATCcgtgtctctctttctctttctctccctctcgttCTGTGTATATTTatagatataaatatatatacatataaaaccTGGGAAATGTCAAATTCAATAAACTAGTTTCCTTTCATGATCGCAGCACAGATAGCTGTTTAAGACGGAAATGTTTTCACTTATGATTTTTCTGTTTAATGGTTTTTTTGTCCGTCTGTACGACTTACCATTTGAGTCAAGGTTTTTTTCAGTTGTTTCATTGCGCACTTTGACTTCATCATACACAGTCTCCTCCTCCGTCCTACCTGTAAGAATTcgagaaaaatgagaaaattaTTTCACAGTGAAATGTATTTTTGCTTGACATTAAGATATTGACAAAAGTCTGTTTCTTTAAGTCTTTAAGTTCTTCTTTAAATCTACATAGTTGGTATTCATCTATACATATGCTTacatatctatctatccatccatccaaccattttTTATGCCCACTTAATATAattcagggtcgcaggggggctggagcctagcCCCGCTGTCATTGGGTGCGAGGTGGAACACAGGCATCTTAAAAGGATATGTTTTTTATACTCTCATCAAAACAGAGCCAGATAAATACGTTTGCTTTATGCAAATGCATTTCAAAATTATTCTTGCAACAATCCAAAACAAATTGCCCTGACAAATACTGTTCAGAACATTTTTACTTTAATCAGCCTGCAAGCTGTAGCCACCCATTCAGCTATCGCTGTTCAAAGTTTGTAAAGTTTCCCGGATGTTTCCACTGCAAACTACTCAGCCTGGTCTGCCTTTGGTGAAAGTGGGGATCTCC
This window harbors:
- the LOC142380851 gene encoding uncharacterized protein LOC142380851 isoform X2, with protein sequence MAEEGEVHYASVVFKTKQAKPKGRTEEETVYDEVKVRNETTEKNLDSNAGLLANKETEKRSHLYQWSACCFGTVCVILLLGIIGVCVYLTFIHESESQLKSNQTALLAENSNLTKLNNKLTSDNENLTRNHNDLTVRMNNLTQAYDVLENKITNLTAENKNLSKQNQELNTQNQELNTQNQELNTQNQELEADRKNLTEQVENMEAMQVEFNISRAQWSIDAYCPKKDNARTCNQCEKGWIHPQSSCYAVNDHVPDKRRSWEGAREDCRGKGSDLVVVGDDNEKKTVSDYSWDSSGWNGFWIGLKAENGKWKWVDGSDLADNSWITQEPQDGQCVILVKDKEWKSVSCDGKQQWICEKAALSV
- the LOC142380851 gene encoding uncharacterized protein LOC142380851 isoform X3 — encoded protein: MAEEGEVHYASVVFKTKQAKPKGRTEEETVYDEVKVRNETTEKNLDSNGLLANKETEKRSHLYQWSACCFGTVCVILLLGIIGVCVYLTFIHESESQLKSNQTALLAENSNLTKLNNKLTSDNENLTRNHNDLTVRMNNLTQAYDVLENKITNLTAENKNLSKQNQELNTQNQELNTQNQELNTQNQELEADRKNLTEQVENMEAMQVEFNISRAQWSIDAYCPKKDNARTCNQCEKGWIHPQSSCYAVNDHVPDKRRSWEGAREDCRGKGSDLVVVGDDNEKKTVSDYSWDSSGWNGFWIGLKAENGKWKWVDGSDLADNSWITQEPQDGQCVILVKDKEWKSVSCDGKQQWICEKAALSV
- the LOC142380851 gene encoding uncharacterized protein LOC142380851 isoform X1; protein product: MAEEGEVHYASVVFKTKQAKPKGRTEEETVYDEVKVRNETTEKNLDSNGNLVMIVDNVGAGLLANKETEKRSHLYQWSACCFGTVCVILLLGIIGVCVYLTFIHESESQLKSNQTALLAENSNLTKLNNKLTSDNENLTRNHNDLTVRMNNLTQAYDVLENKITNLTAENKNLSKQNQELNTQNQELNTQNQELNTQNQELEADRKNLTEQVENMEAMQVEFNISRAQWSIDAYCPKKDNARTCNQCEKGWIHPQSSCYAVNDHVPDKRRSWEGAREDCRGKGSDLVVVGDDNEKKTVSDYSWDSSGWNGFWIGLKAENGKWKWVDGSDLADNSWITQEPQDGQCVILVKDKEWKSVSCDGKQQWICEKAALSV
- the LOC142380851 gene encoding uncharacterized protein LOC142380851 isoform X4; its protein translation is MAEEGEVHYASVVFKTKQAKPKGRTEEETVYDEVKVRNETTEKNLDSNGNLVMIVDNVGAGLLANKETEKRSHLYQWSACCFGTVCVILLLGIIGVCVYQNKITNLTAENKNLSKQNQELNTQNQELNTQNQELNTQNQELEADRKNLTEQVENMEAMQVEFNISRAQWSIDAYCPKKDNARTCNQCEKGWIHPQSSCYAVNDHVPDKRRSWEGAREDCRGKGSDLVVVGDDNEKKTVSDYSWDSSGWNGFWIGLKAENGKWKWVDGSDLADNSWITQEPQDGQCVILVKDKEWKSVSCDGKQQWICEKAALSV